The Oryzias latipes chromosome 16, ASM223467v1 genomic sequence TGCTCATGGAAAAAAGAACCGGATAGTCCTGATCTTGTTCCTGGACTAGAGGTCCAGATAGTCCTGGTCTTGTTCCTGGACTAAAGGACCAGATAGTCCTGGTCTTGTTCCTGGACTAAAGGTCCAAATAGTCCTGGTCTTGTTCCTGGACTAAAGGACCGGATAGTCCTGGTCCTGGACGCAAGAACCGGATAGTCCTGATCTTGTTCCTGGACTAAAGGTCCAAATAGTCCTGGTCTTGTTCCTGGACTAAAGGACCGGATAGTCCTGGTCCTGGACTCAAGAACCGGATAGTCCTGATCTTGTTCCTGGACTCAAGAACCGGATAGTCCTGGTCTTGTTCCTGGACTCAAGAACCGGATAGTCCTGGTCTTGTTCCTGGACTCAAGAACCGGATAGTCCTGATCTTGTTTGACCTCAGGAAAATGCAgccatcttgaattaaaaaaaatcttttttaataacttctacaaatttaaactcccaGTGATTCAGATCTACCGCCTCCGAATTCCTCGAGCATCATGGGAAGCTACTTaggaaaaatgttgcttttttgtagattttgaacagcgTTAGCGTGGCGAGCTCTCAAAATGGGCGTTTCCCtgttgctcgcacattttttctgGAATATTGTAAACGTGTAAAatcgttggctcaagctgaacaaaactatatgaccatattaggaatgtgggtgtggttaccAGAATAACTATGTTGCTGAGGAAATCCAAAACCGGCGGGTAGTGCCTATGAAACCATCACCTCATATACCATTCAGTCAGCATAGATGCTGGTTCCTGCTTCTCTGAAGCTCTCATGAAAACACTTCACAGTACGCTCCATATAGGCTGGCCCGTAGGACCtctcagaaccagaaccactgTTATGACCAATTATAGGCGCAGCAGTGAAGCCCTGAATTTTGTGATGATGCACTGAGATCCAGCTGCTCCTCCCCTGGCAGATTCAGGTTGACACTCCTCTACCCTGCTGAGGAGCCCGGGAGGTGCTGTCCCCCTTAAGGTCTAACACGTGACATGTAAGACTTCAGAACACAGAGGACCTGCAGTGAACGCATCCTCTTAAAGCATCTGAAACAAAACCCAAACCTTCTGACGACCATTGTCTTCTCACCTGTGGAGTGTCGGCCCAGCTTGAGCATGCGCAGTGAGCGCAGGAGGCGGAACACCTGCACCACCCGGCCCATGTTCTCCAGCTCTGTGGTGCCCCTGTGAAGGCTCTCCACCGCCAGGGTGACGTAGAAGGGCAGGACGGCCAGCAGGTCAATGAGGTTGGGGATGCTGCGGCCAAAGCGGCACTTGTCCCGGACGCACAGGAAGCGCACCAGCAACTCCCCCGTAAACTAAACCACGCACACGTACTCCAGCACATCCAGCAGCCAGGGGGCGCCCAGCCCCCACCCACCCAAGTTCTGCCCCAGGTCCAGCGAGATCAGAACCATGTTGAGGACGGACAGCACCACAAAGAACATAGAGAGTGACCCCACGGTGCGAGCGGCACAGGACGACTCGGGCTTCTCCAAAAGGTCCCACAGGCGCTGGCGGAGAGCCGGGCAGGCGGCTCCCACAAAGTCCTCATCCTGGTTGTTGGGCTCGAACCCTTGCTGCTCCTCAAGCGACTGCCTCTGCTCTTTGCGGCGGTAGTAGCGCTCTCGGCAGCAGGGGTGGATGCAGAGCTCGTCTAGACCCCAGTACTTGATTTCCTGCAGAAAGGAGATCTCGCAAAGCTCCTCCATGACGTGCAGGTGACCTGTGCGGTAAAACTTCACCACATACCTGCAACCAAACACAGGAGCACCGTTACGACTTCCGTGACATGTTCCCCTGCTCACCATCACATGTTCGCCAGCAGACGTTCACGTGTTCACCAGCAGACCTTCACGTGTTCACCTACAGACCTTCACGTGTTCACCTGCAGACCTTCATGTGTTCACCTGCAGACCTTCACGTGTTCACCAGCAGACCTTCACGTGTTCACCTACAGACCTTCACGTGTTCACCTGCAGACCTTCATGTGTTCACCTGCAGACCTTCACGTGTTCACCAGCAGACCTTCACATGTTCACCTACAGACCTTCACGTGTTCACCAGCAGACCTTCATATGTTCCCCTACAGACCTTAATGTGTTCACCTGCAGACGTTCACGTGTTCACCTACAGACCTTCACATGTTCACCAGCAGACCTTCACGTGTTCACCTGCAGACCTTCATGTGTTCACCTGCAGACGTTCACGTGTTCACCTACAGACCTTCACATGTTCAGCTACAGACCTTCACGTGTTCACCTACAGACCTTCACGTGTTCACTTGCAGACCTTCACATATTCACCAGCAGACCATCACGTGTTCACCAGCAGACCTTCAGATGTTCACCTGAAGACCTTCACATGTTCAGCTACAGACCTTCATGTGTTCACCTGCAGACCTTCATGTGTTCACCTGCAGACCTTCACATGTTTTCTGGTAGATCGTCACATGTTCACCAGCAAACCTTCACGTGTTCACCTGCAGACCTTCACATGTTCACCTGCAGACCTTCACGTGTTCACCTGCAGACCTTCATGTGTTCACCTGCAGACCTTCACGTGTTCACCAGCAGACCTTCACGTGTTCACCTACAGACCTTCACGTGTTCACCAGCAGACCTTCATATGTTCCCCTACAGACCTTAATGTGTTCACCTGCAGACCTTCACGTGTTCACCAGCAGACCTTCACGTGTTCACCTGCAGACCTTCATGTGTTCACCTGCAGACGTTCACGTGTTCACCAGCAGACCTTCACGTGTTCACCTACAGACCTTCACATGTTCACCAGCAGACCTTCACGTGTTCATCTACAGACCTTCACGTTTTCACTTGCAGACCTTCATTTGTTAACCTGCAGACTTTCACGTGTTCACCTACAGACCTTCACGTGTTCACGAGCAGACCTTCACGTGTTCACCTACAGACCTTAACGTGTTCACCTACAGACCTTAACGTGTTCACCTAAAAACCTTCACATATTCACCAGCAGACCTTCACGTGTTCACCTACAGACCTTCATGTGTTCACCTGCAGACCTTCACATGTTTTCTGGTAGATCGTCACATGTTCATCAGCAGACCTTCACGTGTTCACCTACAGACCTTCACGTGTTCACCTACAGACCTTCACATGTTCACCTGCAGACCTTCATATGTTCCCCTAAACACCTTCACGTGTTCACCTGCAGACCTTCACGTGTTCACCAGCAGACCTTCATATGTTCCCCTACAGACCTTAATGTGTCCACCTGCAGACGTTCACGTGTTCACCAGCAGACCTTCACGTGTTCACCTACAGACGTTCACGTGTTCACCAGCAGAACTTCACGTGTTCATCTACAGACCTTCACGTGTTCACCTGCAGACCTTCACGTGTTCACCGTCAGACCTTCACGTGTTCACCAGCAGACCTTCACGTGTTCCTCTACAGACCTTCACGTGTTCACTTGCAGACCTTCACATGTTCACCAGCAGACCTTCACGTGTTCACTGGCAGACCTTCATTTGTTAACCTGCAGACTTTAACGTGTTCACCTAAAAACCTTCACATATTCACCAGCAGACCATCACGTGTTCACCAGCAGACCTTCAGATGTTCACCTGAAGACCTTCACATGTTCAGCTACAGACCTTCATGTGTTCACCTGCAGACCTTCATGTGTTCACCTGCAGACCTTCACATGTTTTCTGGTAGATCGTCACATGTTCACCAGCAAACCTTCACGTGTTCACCTGCAGACCTTCACATGTTCACCTGCAGACCTTCACGTGTTCACCTGCAGACCTTCATGTGTTCACCTGCAGACCTTCACGTGTTCACCAGCAGACCTTCACGTGTTCACCTACAGACCTTCACGTGTTCACCAGCAGACCTTCATATGTTCCCCTACAGACCTTAATGTGTTCACCTGCAGACCTTCACGTGTTCACCAGCAGACCTTCACGTGTTCACCTGCAGACCTTCATGTGTTCACCTGCAGACGTTCACGTGTTCACCAGCAGACCTTCACGTGTTCACCTACAGACCTTCACATGTTCACCAGCAGACCTTCACGTGTTCATCTACAGACCTTCACGTTTTCACTTGCAGACCTTCATTTGTTAACCTGCAGACTTTCACGTGTTCACCTACAGACCTTCACGTGTTCACGAGCAGACCTTCACGTGTTCACCTACAGACCTTAACGTGTTCACCTACAGACCTTAACGTGTTCACCTAAAAACCTTCACATATTCACCAGCAGACCTTCACGTGTTCACCTACAGACCTTCATGTGTTCACCTGCAGACCTTCACATGTTTTCTGGTAGATCGTCACATGTTCATCAGCAGACCTTCACGTGTTCACCTACAGACCTTCACGTGTTCACCTACAGACCTTCACATGTTCACCTGCAGACCTTCATATGTTCCCCTAAACACCTTCACGTGTTCACCTGCAGACCTTCACGTGTTCACCAGCAGACCTTCATATGTTCCCCTACAGACCTTAATGTGTTCACCTGCAGACGTTCACGTGTTCACCAGCAGACCTTCACGTGTTCACCTACAGACGTTCACGTGTTCACCAGCAGAACTTCACGTGTTCATCTACAGACCTTCACGTGTTCACCTGCAGACCTTCACGTGTTCACCGTCAGACCTTCACGTGTTCACCAGCAGACCTTCACGTGTTCATCTACAGACCTTCACGTGTTCACTTGCAGATCTTCACATGTTCACCAGCAGACCTTCACGTGTTCACTGGCAGACCTTCATTTGTTAACCTGCAGACTTTAACGTGTTCACCTAAAAACCTTCACATATTCACCAGCAGACCATCACGTGTTCACCAGCAGACCTTCAGATGTTCACCTGAAGACCTTCACATGTTCAGCTACAGACCTTCATGTGTTCACCTGCAGACCTTCATGTGTTCACCTGCAGACCTTCACATGTTTTCTGGTAGATCGTCACATGTTCACCAGCAAACCTTCACGTGTTCACCTGCAGACCTTCACATGTTCACCTGCAGACCTTCACGTGTTAACCTGCAGACTTTCACGTGTTCACCTGCAGATCTTCATGTGTATACCTACAAACCTTCACGTGATCCCCTGCAGACCTTCACATGTTTACTAGTTGATCTTCACGTGTTCCCCTACAGACCTTCACGTGTTCACCAGCAGACCTTCACGTGTTTACCTGCAGACCCTCACGTGTTCACCAACAGACCTTAACATGTTCACCAGCAGATCTTCATGTGTATACCTACAAACCTTCACGTGATCCCCTGCAGACCTTCACATGTTTACTAGTTGATCTTCACGTGTTCCCCTACAGACCTTCACGTGTTCACCAGCAGACCTTCACGTGTTTACCTGCAGACCCTCAcgtgaatgactgaaatatatCACActtgttggttttaaggcataagtatgcgtgtgtgaacactatctgttttgtgtacatgtcgacatgtggacatttttgcagctagcaggtgtgtttataacatttgaatgtgtgtgaacaggccccgccctttttgtactacatttgaaccgtaccgtaatgataaacaaccagtaaacctgtctgctctatgctgcttcatggtcttacccccccccccccccccctattatcaccccctacccccctctctctaacgtccctctctcttcttcccttctttccttttccgtccggtccaacaccaaagattttcaaacataattgaaattaataaagtttggcctcgattccaaaaggggtttattcagacatacctctggtttgtctgaagattaataacccctcttgttaaagtaaaatatgtccaacacaagaggccctcagctctcatctgtctgcctagctgttggccaatgaccaatgagaatggcgcttttgcacacgtgtctggagcttctgaagttacagtaaaacacatcttgggggcgctcaacataaaactgccttgctgagcacacataccagcgaagaagatagacgccaagtagcgtctacactgccgcgaagaaataatgacggacattataaaacatccccgaaaacgctcatgatacattttcagctcttgtaccagtcgataaaactccccatgttcttctcttcttgtaactatgggatgtacccaaaatcgacgtcttctccggcgtctttcatcattccacagaacaataatttcttcatctctggaactggaactggagctactggggctggaaatattcatgttttctttgtttgattctgacaagcgcgtaaatacttgctctcttcttctgagtgaaaagcgactttaagaatcgtaaagttgcgcagcgccaccttgtgtacaggagtatttctgtttacattaagcgccatctaatgtcagggaatgaaattgcatgttcgctctgctcatcgtcagcgaaagtcgcctgggtgtgaacacaaaaaacgctggcgaataacggctggcgaatattcgtcccggtgtgtacgggcctttaggtgTTGGAACATTTCTTTTCACTCTGATCTGATcccccacccctccccctccatGCCTCGGGGAGGAAAAGCGCCACCTACTGGAAGGTTTGGGAGTTTCTGTCGAAGAAGAACTCGTTCTGCATGAAGTCGGCATCGTCACAAAGCTCCAGAACCGAGTCTGGACTGCAGCGGGCCAGTTTGCCCAGCCGGGTCTCGGGGTGAGACGCCAACAGCTCCTGGGACAGCTGGAAGTGGCTCCCCCCTACGTTGATGAGGAGGACGTCTAGTGGGGGATGCAGGCGGCCGACAGGTCACCGAAAAAAACGCTGGAGCCCAGAGACAGCAGAGATGTGGAGCCGACCTCTGACCCCGCCATGGAGCCAGAAGGAGGGGGGCTGCTGGAAAGAAGACAGGAAAGTGTTATGGGGGGGCTTCTCTCCCCACGTGGGAGCCTGAGTGCCCTCTGGAAGCTCTTTTCATGTGAGGGCAGCACCAAGACCCCATTCACCTACACCTGCAGTCTGATgacgaagaagaagaagttcttCCCTCAGAACCTGTGAGAGGAAGACGTTCTTCTCACAGGTTCTGCTCTCAGAACATGAACATGGGAGGAGGTGGGAATGGGTTTACCTCTTGGATTTCTAGAAGAATTCTCTTCTGGTTGGGTTTAGTCGGGTTCTGCCCTCAGAGGTTCTTAAAGTGAACTGTGGGATCCGGGACGGATGGAAACACAGAGTTTCTTACAGAACCAGCTGGTGTCACTCAGGAGCAGGAGAACCAGAATGagttcaaatgttattttttgttctggCTCCTCCCCTCTGGGTTTTTCATGGatagacacaaacaaaaaacatgatgtaagaaaaaaaacacctttatgtCACGAagaatgtttgtaaaaaaaaagaccggAAGAACAGAAAGTCTGTGTTCTGTCATGAAGGAAGCAGAGGATCAGCGTTTGGGATTTTTTCTAGAGGTTTCTTCTGGCCAGCAGGGTTCTAGACCTCCAGCctgatggggagggggggcggTGTCCTCATCACTAGTCACCTGTACAGGTGGGAGGGTCTGTGGGGTTTCAGTCATTTCCTGACTGATTATTTTAGAgaatgtctttttcttttaggggGGAGAAGATTGAACCAGGAAGAAATCCTGAATGTGAGGATGGATTCTGTAGTTAGATATTCATGTTCGTTTTGCAAAATCTGAATGTTCTGAACAGTGGAGTCCTTCAGACctcagctggaggaggagctgcaggtctGAAGGACTCGTGGAGACACGAGGAGGACTGACTGTAGCTCACTTGGTTTATTATTCCTAACTAAATATTTTCCAACCTAGAATCCAGTTTTTACTCAGTTGTGATTTCAACAGCAATACACTTCCCATCCAACTCTCATCTTTTTATCAGCAGGTTCTTCTGTATTGAAACTCATTTCTAGACATAACTACAGTCCACACAAAACTCCTCTATGGAACTGCAGATGCATCACTATTAGAAACAAATCCATCTTTGTTTCAACATGGTTTGAAAATGGAATTTGGTCCTTAATGCAtctaattaacccttgtgctatcttagatgaccccccccccccttccattgaggtgttctcctaccatgacaaaggtggataaaggtggaaagatttcctgtaatccatggacaccagtgaagatcacaaatcattgaagaaaaaaggttcagagcactgtctagtgggtctagatgaccccactcccaacgttaaagtgtctaggatagaacaagggttacctATACAATGCTACTCGCATGTCTTTGGATGATTTCACAGCTAAATATGATTCAAAtagaaaagattttgaaaacatTATTAATGCCGTCCCTCAAAATGTTGTAAATCAGTCTCTGATCTGTTTCATGATGTCATCTACAGACGTCCTGCTGTCTCCACGCTTCTGGTTAATGGACACAACACAGCAACGTCCAAACCCCCCAACCACCACATCAGAGAATGTTTGAATGAAACATATTTTCCCTGCATCTCAAATCCTGACTATTTAAcccaatattttaataattcagaaaataaacaaataggaactaaatatttcaaccccccccccccccccccccccccatccctccTAAAGCCAAGGAAGTCCACTTTAACACCTTTTCAGGTATTTACCCTTCCAAGGAATTACTAAGAAAACAGTTTGGAATTCCtgaaacctgttgttttcttcaTGTGGAGATGAAACAACTGAGCAACTTTTCTCTGAATGTTTTCCTTCTAATGTCATTTGGAATAATTTACATTATTGGCTTTTCCCCAAGATTCCACGTTTAGCAGAATTTTTCTATTAAGGACAttatttttgggtttattttagaaaacaaaaacacagaacttattctaaatgttgtaattttttgGGTAAATTCTCTAAACATAAATGTCGATTCCTTAAAATCATGAAGAagtctgctcttttttttcatccgttAACGTCATGGAAAATAAACGATGGAACTTCAAAGTATCAGAGGTAATCTCCTAAGTTATTGATCATTACGATATCCATGTGAGCccctcattttattttattttaatctttttatctttttaagtatttttctgtattaaacttttttaatgttgtttacatttttctattcCTGTTGTAATTGTAACGTGTTGAATTATTTGCCACAATACTGTAAACCTCAAgtgttttttcaataaaagaaaataaataaagtaaattaaaatgtaagcAAAAAGAAACTTCCTCTGGTCCTCCAGACCGGTAGGGGGCGGGACCAACCCGCCTGAACCAGAAAAAGAAGACTGTCCAATGAACAGAGCGGCCGCTGTAAGCCCCGCCCTCGAAAGAAACCGCCATCGTGAAATCAAACGGGCGCAGTGACAGGTAAGCCGCGCGCGGGTCTTCATGAAACGGTGAACGTTTCCACAGCTCGCGGGATTCGTGCCGTTACTATACGTGTCTCCGAACTGCCGCCGTTCGCGTCACACGGCAGTTAAGTCAGTGCGTGCAGCGCGCGCGCGCCGCTCAAACGATTGTTTGTTTCGAACTGAGCTCTTCTGCGCATGCTCAATGGGGAACTAACCGGCGGCGCGCGGCTAGGATCTGAGCTTTTCTACTTTATGcttagttttcttcttttgtttaagCGCACCTACCCACGTGCACGCCCTGAAACTGAGCGCGTGGCGCCTGAAAGTAGGGAGTCTGTAGGAATGGCCCAAATGGAGTCCTTTCCTTTATCAATAACAGATGACGGACATACATGCAGCCACTGTGTGGATGAAAACCCCTCTGATGAAAAACGctgtttttgatgatggagacataaagaacattaagatataaatggatttttctgtttccaagtcgctgtgaatcaggagcagatgaaaaaaaagactgtttgaaAACGCTTGTAGGTGTGAGGTAGGAGCTACAATGGGCGGGGCCGCAGTCtcaaagctccgcccctttccgatcatccacctgcagaccaaccgATTCATGgtcgtctctgttttcctggtctgagctggaatctggatcagaaccggacggctggatggctctgatgctgctgttaCACTGCTAATGTTGGgtcgtgaggggctgtaagctagcaggagagagttaacggagggatgatgggatgtggGGGTGGGCTTAAGCGTTCCTGCCCACAACAGAATTTCTGatgagctctgcagaaactgtgtcccacaaaacaacacagctttttgGGTTTTGTCTAAAAAGGACCTCATCAGTAAAAGACGACTCTGGAATCGGATCAACAGATGAACTTTAATGCATAAAAACATCAACGATGGTCCGGACTGCAGAGTTCGTCCTCCTAAAACTACGGATCCTGGAATAAAGGATCGTCCGGACTGATGTTAGTGAAAATCACGACTGATCCGTCTAAATCCTCCAGTTCTTTACATCCGTGTCTTCTGGGTCCGGATCAGAGGTGTTTAAGGTTCCGCCTTAACTGACCCGCCAACGGGAGAACTGGGTTCTGCAGCCGGTCCTGTCATTCTACCCTGGAATAAGGAAACGTTTCAGGTTAGCGGTGTCTGTGACCTTTGACCCCGCCCATGCACTTGATGGAAGTTCCCTTTGGAAAACGTTAGTCTGAAGCTCCTCAGCAGAGACTTGAACGTGACCCGCTGGTGTAACGTCTGCAATGTTCAGGATGAAGACGACCAAACGGTTTCATGGAATTTTACCGCCGATCGTGTTTCTAACCCGGTTGGAACGCGACCACACGCGGATCAGAACCAAAGCGTTTTCTTCTACAGAGTAGAAGTTCTCCTGGAACGGCTCTGGTTCTGTCCGTTCCGGTGAGCTCAAATCAAAGGCTGTGTGTGATGTCATTGTTTGTAACGGTGATGTCATCATCTGCAGGACTCGCGCCGCCATGGGCAGCTCCGCGGCGTCTGAGGAGGACCGTGAGGAGGCGGGTCCGGACCGGAGCGGATCCACGGAGTCCTGTGAGGACGACGGAGCTATTCAGGTGAGCTCACCTGCGTACCTGCTGCTGAacgtctgctctgctg encodes the following:
- the kcnv1 gene encoding LOW QUALITY PROTEIN: potassium voltage-gated channel subfamily V member 1 (The sequence of the model RefSeq protein was modified relative to this genomic sequence to represent the inferred CDS: substituted 1 base at 1 genomic stop codon), whose product is VGRLHPPLDVLLINVGGSHFQLSQELLASHPETRLGKLARCSPDSVLELCDDADFMQNEFFFDRNSQTFQYVVKFYRTGHLHVMEELCEISFLQEIKYWGLDELCIHPCCRERYYRRKEQRQSLEEQQGFEPNNQDEDFVGAACPALRQRLWDLLEKPESSCAARTVGSLSMFFVVLSVLNMVLISLDLGQNLGGWGLGAPWLLDVLEYVCVVXFTGELLVRFLCVRDKCRFGRSIPNLIDLLAVLPFYVTLAVESLHRGTTELENMGRVVQVFRLLRSLRMLKLGRHSTGLRCLGMTIIQCYEEVGLLLLFLCVGISIFATMVFALEHDFPATTFTSVPTAWWWATTSMTTVGYGDIRPDTAVGKVLAFFCILSGILILALPIAIINDRFSACYFTLKIRDAALRHGEMLKRLARGSVGDRGLNLRDAYTHSVLEMLRLKGRERASTQSSGGDDLWW